The segment TATCCTATTGATAGATGATTTCGGCTGTGCTACAGTCTCTACGTGGCGCGATGAGGTCACGCCCTTATTCGATAATAATCCGCCTACTCCTCCAGTGATCGAGACTGTCACCGTGGATACCGCTGCACAACGAGCGGTCATTTGCTGGTTCCCATCCCCTGAAGGGGATGTGCAAGGCTATCGGGTCTTGAATGTTCTCGAAGAAGAAATAGCCTTGACCAACGATCCTTCCATTACGAGTGCCATGGACATGGTCAGCAATATCGTGATCAACTCTCAAGGCTATCTGGTAGTGGCAAGAGATACTTGCGGAGGGAATGAGACCAGCGCGGATGATGGGGTTCCTCATTACACGCTGAACCTCGATCTCGAATTCTTCAAATGCGACCAATCCACACGTGTCGAATGGAATGCCTACGAGAATTGGGAAGGAGGTGTCGAAGGCTATGTCATTTATGGGGGTATCAACGGTACCGCCTTGCAAGCGATAGATACGGTTCCAGGAGATGTGACCAGCTATCTACATACCGGGGTTCCTTTGGAAGTGGATTTCGCTTATGTAGTGAAAGCCCTGTCGGTCAATGGATATAAGCCATCTCTCTCACCACGTACAGCCGTGTTCACTGCATATCCCGAAGTCCCAGAGTTCACCTACCTCTCTAATGTGGACGTCTTAGGTGCTTCAGCGATAGAGGTCAAGGCCTTGATAGATCCTGCAGCAGAAAGCACCAGTTATCGATTTGAACGACTGGATCGTTTCGGTGATAGTTTCGAAGTCTTGGCCACTCTGGATCAGTCCATGGCCGATGCAGACGATCAGCTATCGTACATCGATTTCGATGTGCGACCGGCTGATAGGAACTATGAATATCGGGTCAGTGTGGTGGATAGCTGCGGAAACATTCCTTCGGTCTCTGATACCTGTACCAACGTGAGAGCACGTATCAGTGTGGATAATGCAGAACAGGAGAACTATATCTCATGGAATCCATATGTCAACTGGAATGGAGAGGTATTGAACTACCGCGTATATCAGGTGATCGATGGTCAAGTAGGGCCTTTATTGGGAGTAGTACCACCCAACATCTTCTATTATGTAGACCGAGTGGATTCGCTTCAGGACTACTTACGCGATGGGAGCTATTGTTATCTGGTAGAGGCCGTAGAGGGTGTCAATGTCTATGGTCAGTCACAGATCAGTCGGTCCAATGTC is part of the Flavobacteriales bacterium genome and harbors:
- a CDS encoding gliding motility-associated C-terminal domain-containing protein; this encodes ILLIDDFGCATVSTWRDEVTPLFDNNPPTPPVIETVTVDTAAQRAVICWFPSPEGDVQGYRVLNVLEEEIALTNDPSITSAMDMVSNIVINSQGYLVVARDTCGGNETSADDGVPHYTLNLDLEFFKCDQSTRVEWNAYENWEGGVEGYVIYGGINGTALQAIDTVPGDVTSYLHTGVPLEVDFAYVVKALSVNGYKPSLSPRTAVFTAYPEVPEFTYLSNVDVLGASAIEVKALIDPAAESTSYRFERLDRFGDSFEVLATLDQSMADADDQLSYIDFDVRPADRNYEYRVSVVDSCGNIPSVSDTCTNVRARISVDNAEQENYISWNPYVNWNGEVLNYRVYQVIDGQVGPLLGVVPPNIFYYVDRVDSLQDYLRDGSYCYLVEAVEGVNVYGQSQISRSNVICGTLDPLMFIPNAITPNGDGLNDFFAPVAGYFDRVDGYSMRIYDRWGQLVYETDDYYRPWKAEDANGYVQEGVYVYHIRFSTGDGQLYERYGNISVLIPESE